One part of the Cyanobacteriota bacterium genome encodes these proteins:
- a CDS encoding glycosyltransferase family 9 protein, with amino-acid sequence MTSKRIVIYRQGAIGDLVHTLALVKLIREREPDARIEFCCDPVTVKLLEQCCDYIDRVWSINKASFLEDFAKVGTSKTDEFIFLHTQWYKAWWLNLRYIKAKKLFCYKYNAKLSAVANYFTARYPELENELTKDPYAVLDHRTLVKKNLDLLEYICIVPGVGKLRPHRAYPLTKWLEFIKTQIKNTNYQIKILGGPDEKDLSQELEAHFKQDPDLRGNHRIENLIGKTSLVELVSILAQTKMLYSADTGILHIGAASGANITSIFSITDPARFAPFSPDAKVLVSANCQCQLDSGRKKHCAKLKESYASCIWDISL; translated from the coding sequence GGGAACGAGAGCCTGATGCAAGAATTGAGTTTTGTTGTGACCCAGTAACAGTCAAGCTCCTAGAACAATGTTGCGATTATATCGACCGAGTTTGGTCTATTAACAAAGCGAGCTTCTTGGAGGACTTTGCCAAAGTTGGAACTAGCAAAACTGATGAGTTTATTTTTCTACATACTCAGTGGTACAAAGCTTGGTGGCTCAACTTACGTTATATCAAAGCCAAAAAACTATTTTGCTATAAATACAACGCCAAGCTAAGCGCCGTTGCTAACTACTTTACAGCCAGATACCCCGAATTAGAAAATGAACTTACAAAAGATCCTTATGCGGTTTTGGATCACAGAACACTTGTTAAAAAAAATCTCGATTTGTTAGAATATATTTGCATAGTGCCAGGAGTCGGCAAACTAAGACCCCACCGAGCTTACCCGCTTACCAAGTGGCTTGAATTTATCAAAACTCAAATCAAAAATACAAACTACCAAATCAAAATACTCGGCGGACCAGACGAAAAAGATCTTAGCCAAGAGCTTGAGGCTCATTTCAAACAAGATCCTGACTTGCGCGGCAATCACAGAATAGAAAACCTCATCGGTAAAACCTCATTAGTTGAATTAGTCTCAATCCTTGCCCAAACCAAAATGCTCTACTCGGCTGACACTGGCATCTTGCATATCGGTGCAGCTTCCGGCGCCAATATCACTTCTATCTTTTCGATAACTGATCCAGCCCGATTCGCACCATTTAGCCCAGATGCCAAAGTATTAGTCTCAGCAAACTGTCAATGCCAGCTTGATTCAGGTAGAAAGAAGCACTGTGCAAAGTTAAAGGAAAGCTACGCAAGCTGTATTTGGGATATCAGTTTATAA